GGGCTTTTCTAAGGGTTGTAATTTCGGCTTTGATCACGCGTTTTTCTGCGGTGGCAATCGTTGTATTGTTTGGCGTCATGGGGTGTTTGTGTGGGTAGATTGGAGGGGTTGTTTTAATCCCAGTCGTTTTTCGGAGCGGATGAATTACTGGCTACGATTTTTTCGGCGTTGAGGTAGTTTGACCAGGTCACCGGGGAGGCTTCGCGGGCGGCGATTTTGAGGGCGTAGCGCAGGCGCTCGGTGATGCCCTTGAGGCCGGTTTGCTGGGCAAGCCTGCTGATGAGTTCGAACGGCCGCTGGCCGTCGATCAGGATGGATTTGTGGGGCCATTTGAGGCCGTGGGCTTCGAGGATGGCGCGCACGTCTTTTTGCAGCGGGGTGCTGCCCAGATGTGGCCGGTGAATGCCCCGGCGCAGCAGCTGGTGGAGGGCGGTTTTGAACTCCTTGGTGATGCGCTCAAAATCAATGTCCGTGGTGGAGAACAGCATGCCGCATTGATCGGAATCGTAGAGCGCGCGGATGAATTCCATGGCGGAGAGAAAGGTGCGCGGGGTGCTGGCCAGAGTGAGAACGTGAAAGTCATCGAAAATGATAAGCATATCGCGGGTGACGGCCTTGCGCAGACGCCGGGAGATCATCGCCAGCGAACCGCTGGAGGAAACCCCGATTTCCTCGCACACGGCCACCGCCAGGCCCTTGGCACCCATGCCTGAGGTAACAGTGACCAGGAAGGTGTCATGCGGTCGGGTGTCACGGTACTTGTTGAGGGCGGTGGTCTTGCCGATATGGCTGGCCCCGGTCAGGAACACAGGGGAGCGGCTTTCGCGGGCGAGGTCGCAGTTGAAGGCCACCTTGCGGGAGGTGTCCGTTGAAATGATATGAATGCTGCTTGGCAGCTTGGCGACGATGGCAGCCTTGTAGGCGGCGATATTGCGAGCGCAGCCGGTAGGGAGGTCATAAGGAGCG
This region of bacterium genomic DNA includes:
- a CDS encoding ATP-binding protein, producing MNHPWKLTPADLTKRLEHCTPENQRLLTWAFHHCAGLGMVLADFCLASDVNYSTMGKLLNGTYIEPRGDGAPYDLPTGCARNIAAYKAAIVAKLPSSIHIISTDTSRKVAFNCDLARESRSPVFLTGASHIGKTTALNKYRDTRPHDTFLVTVTSGMGAKGLAVAVCEEIGVSSSGSLAMISRRLRKAVTRDMLIIFDDFHVLTLASTPRTFLSAMEFIRALYDSDQCGMLFSTTDIDFERITKEFKTALHQLLRRGIHRPHLGSTPLQKDVRAILEAHGLKWPHKSILIDGQRPFELISRLAQQTGLKGITERLRYALKIAAREASPVTWSNYLNAEKIVASNSSAPKNDWD